A region of Diospyros lotus cultivar Yz01 chromosome 3, ASM1463336v1, whole genome shotgun sequence DNA encodes the following proteins:
- the LOC127798262 gene encoding binding partner of ACD11 1-like, producing the protein MSVRTVKVGNLSLGATEQDIKEFFSFSGEIEHVEMNSENERCQTAYVIFKDPQGAETAVLLTGATIVDQSVSITLAPEYKLPPSASATPTAAESTNTGAIGSSVQKAEDVVTGMLAKGFVLGKDALGKAKAFDEKHRFTSTASAKVASLDQKVGLSEKITMGTTMVNDKMKEMDQKFQVSEKTKSAFSAAEQTVSTAGSTVMKNRYVLTGASWVTGAFSRVTKAAGDVGKKTMEKVAQEEQGRNSAGGHTPVHESS; encoded by the exons ATGTCG GTAAGAACTGTGAAAGTTGGCAATCTCTCCTTAGGCGCGACTGAGCAGGATATAAAGgaattcttttccttttctggtGAAATCGAACATGTGGAAATGAATAG TGAGAATGAGCGGTGTCAGACTGCATATGTTATCTTCAAGGATCCACAGGGTGCAGAGACTGCAGTTCTTCTTACG GGAGCAACAATAGTTGATCAGTCTGTTTCCATAACTCTTGCGCCGGAGTACAAGTTGCCGCCTTCTGCTTCAGCAACACCAACT GCGGCAGAGAGCACAAATACTGGCGCTATCGGGTCTTCTGTCCAAAAGGCTGAAGACGTTGTCACTGGCATGCTGGCCAAAGGCTTCGTTTTGGGCAAAGATGCACTTGGCAAAGCTAAGGCTTTTGATGAGAAGCATCGGTTTACTTCCACTGCTTCAGCCAAAGTTGCCTCTCTGGACCAGAAGGTTGGTCTTAGCGAGAAGATCACCATGGGCACCACCATGGTGAATGACAAAATGAAGGAAATGGACCAGAAGTTCCAAGTTTCTGAAAAGACCAAGTCTGCTTTCTCAGCTGCCGAGCAGACGGTCAGTACTGCCGGATCTACCGTCATGAAGAACCGGTATGTCTTGACCGGGGCTTCATGGGTCACCGGCGCTTTCAGTAGGGTCACCAAGGCTGCAGGCGACGTGGGGAAAAAGACTATGGAAAAAGTGGCGCAGGAAGAACAAGGAAGAAATAGTGCAGGGGGTCATACTCCGGTCCATGAGTCGTCCTGA
- the LOC127798425 gene encoding uncharacterized protein LOC127798425: MMDLTWLSALLVGAGCFALGYLFSSKHPARIFLSTQAAKETLGPDGNKKNKKNQPKGPLEVEGLADILEDFKMVLVVRNDLKMGKGKIAAQCSHATLGLYKKLLHRAPKALNRWEMCGQVKVVVKIESEEDLLVLQERAKSLNLPTHVTIDAGRTQIAPNSRTVMAILGPADMVDDVTGGLKLL, from the exons ATGATGGATCTGACATGGCTCAGTGCCCTTCTAGTAGGGGCAGGCTGTTTTGCTTTGGGATACCTATTCAGTTCAAAGCATCCTGCTCGAATATTTCTTTCGACCCAAGCTGCTAAAGAGACTTTAGGTCCAGatggaaacaagaaaaacaagaagaatcaGCCCAAAGGACCCCTTGAGGTTGAAGGACTGGCTGACATTCTTGAAGACTTCAAAATG GTTTTGGTTGTGAGGAATGATTTAAAGATGGGGAAAGGAAAGATTGCTGCCCAATGCAG TCATGCAACTTTGGGTCTATATAAGAAGCTCCTTCATCGGGCACCAAAAGCCTTGAACCG GTGGGAGATGTGTGGACAGGTTAAAGTTGTTGTGAAAATTGAAAGTGAGGAAGATTTGCTTGTTCTACAA GAAAGAGCAAAATCACTAAACCTGCCTACACACGTCACAATTGATGCAGGAAGGACGCAAATTGCTCCAA ATTCGAGGACAGTAATGGCCATCCTTG GACCTGCTGACATGGTTGACGATGTCACAGGAGGGCTCAAGCTTTTATAG